A genomic stretch from Ignavibacteriota bacterium includes:
- a CDS encoding DUF445 domain-containing protein produces the protein MPNRLAPISLILATILFVATLPVSATYWGGLVNAFAEAAMIGGLADWFAVVALFRRPFGLPIPHTAILLKYRARITQGISDTVQNSWLSKDALLTRLAGWDLAGMLLRAAQDPVHRAALIAALRSTLREAVRSMQPETAAHAAMDLAKGAADRDRLVSLVTGAGTQAIEAGWHMEALSFAAGGAADWLGEERVSAMLAANLRATMEDYSASPLRRLGKWMAEKSNVLNYDDLARSILASVRDDLAAIPREESHPARVSFDEWVRRFVGDLPQNNEAADFIEKSATTAIHSAAAGQGLTAVFERLRGWLLDDLARDDSRILQHAVAWADAGLSRLASDEAALRALDTWLKERLARAVEENHHEIGAIVRHNLDTLNDEQLITQIESRVGPDLQYIRLNGAIVGGLVGAALYLVKDVLVG, from the coding sequence ATGCCCAACCGCCTCGCACCCATCTCACTGATCCTCGCCACAATCCTCTTCGTGGCCACGCTGCCCGTGTCGGCAACGTACTGGGGTGGGCTCGTGAACGCATTTGCGGAAGCGGCAATGATCGGTGGTCTGGCGGACTGGTTTGCCGTCGTGGCATTGTTCCGCCGCCCCTTCGGACTTCCCATACCGCATACGGCCATCCTGCTCAAGTACCGCGCCCGTATCACGCAGGGTATCAGCGACACGGTACAGAATTCGTGGCTGAGCAAGGATGCGTTGCTGACACGGCTCGCCGGTTGGGATCTGGCGGGAATGCTGCTGCGGGCCGCGCAGGATCCGGTGCATCGCGCGGCGCTCATCGCGGCGCTCCGGTCCACGCTCCGAGAAGCAGTGCGCTCGATGCAGCCCGAAACAGCGGCGCATGCGGCTATGGACCTGGCGAAAGGAGCGGCGGACCGCGACCGCCTCGTGTCGCTGGTGACGGGCGCGGGAACGCAGGCCATCGAGGCGGGGTGGCATATGGAGGCGTTGTCCTTCGCAGCCGGAGGTGCGGCCGACTGGCTTGGAGAAGAACGAGTGTCGGCGATGCTCGCCGCGAATCTGCGCGCGACGATGGAAGATTATTCGGCGTCGCCCCTGCGCCGCCTCGGCAAATGGATGGCGGAAAAATCGAATGTGCTGAACTACGACGACCTCGCCCGCTCCATCCTTGCAAGTGTGCGCGACGATCTTGCGGCAATCCCGCGCGAGGAGTCGCACCCGGCCCGGGTTTCCTTCGATGAGTGGGTCCGGCGTTTTGTCGGCGACCTTCCGCAGAATAACGAGGCGGCGGACTTCATAGAAAAATCCGCCACCACGGCGATACATTCCGCTGCGGCAGGACAGGGACTCACGGCGGTGTTTGAACGCCTGCGCGGCTGGCTGCTCGACGATCTTGCACGCGACGACTCGCGTATATTGCAGCATGCGGTCGCGTGGGCTGATGCGGGACTGTCGCGGCTTGCCTCCGACGAGGCGGCATTGCGGGCTCTCGATACGTGGCTCAAGGAACGGCTCGCCCGCGCCGTCGAGGAAAACCATCATGAAATCGGCGCCATCGTCCGCCACAATCTCGACACGCTCAACGACGAACAACTCATCACACAGATCGAATCTCGCGTCGGACCCGACCTGCAGTACATCCGCCTCAACGGTGCCATCGTCGGCGGCCTCGTCGGCGCCGCGCTCTACCTTGTGAAGGACGTGCTTGTGGGCTGA
- a CDS encoding RNA methyltransferase yields MLIHQTTSLDVPDLEPYRTLREKTHHWRDGFFVAEGEKVVRRLFASGREVVSILLSPAWFDELRATLEEPRFEALDVYVAEDALLESITGLALHKRLMAIGRIPPSPDLDALSAPLTGSNLHVAIEGLADAENMGIIARNCAAFGVESLLTGEDSTNPWLRRSVRVSMGTIFSLRTHRSPSLLETLSELRDRHGWTLIGTTPRGGDTSLARLTSASTGPVCLVFGSEGRGLSTEALAACDGLYTIPMYGAVDSLNVANALAVALFAAQKDGLGPR; encoded by the coding sequence ATGCTCATCCACCAAACAACCTCCCTCGACGTACCCGACCTCGAACCCTATCGCACGCTGCGCGAAAAGACACACCATTGGCGCGACGGATTTTTTGTGGCGGAAGGTGAGAAGGTCGTTCGTCGTCTGTTCGCCAGCGGGCGTGAGGTGGTGTCGATACTGCTCTCACCCGCATGGTTCGACGAGCTGCGCGCGACGTTGGAGGAGCCGCGCTTCGAGGCGCTGGACGTCTATGTCGCGGAGGATGCGCTGCTCGAATCCATCACCGGCCTCGCGCTGCACAAACGGCTGATGGCTATCGGCCGTATCCCGCCCAGCCCGGACTTGGACGCACTGAGCGCGCCTCTGACAGGGAGCAACCTGCATGTCGCGATCGAGGGTCTTGCCGATGCCGAGAACATGGGCATCATCGCGCGCAACTGCGCGGCCTTCGGCGTCGAATCGCTGCTCACCGGCGAGGACTCCACCAATCCCTGGTTGCGACGCAGCGTACGCGTGTCGATGGGCACCATCTTCTCGCTTCGCACACACCGCTCACCCTCGCTGCTCGAAACCCTCTCGGAGTTGCGCGACCGACATGGCTGGACCCTGATCGGCACCACGCCGCGCGGTGGCGACACCTCGCTCGCGCGGCTCACGTCCGCGAGTACCGGACCAGTCTGTCTTGTATTTGGAAGTGAAGGCCGCGGGCTTTCGACAGAAGCGCTCGCCGCGTGTGACGGCCTCTACACCATCCCCATGTACGGCGCCGTCGATTCGCTCAATGTGGCCAACGCGCTTGCGGTGGCCCTGTTTGCGGCGCAGAAGGACGGCCTCGGGCCGCGGTAA
- a CDS encoding Omp28-related outer membrane protein has translation MRRSLIPSFLFAALVAFLLHGCAQRDDSVAPDIEAPVITVLSPSPGDTVGIDLVTVIFQAVDDIGVTRVDLSVDDEAPSATVTAEPWKATLSIAALADGPHTIVLKAYDNAGSMTEKRVQIVKGLKKSEEVPRMTLVEIVTSANCVPCAPANEAFKQATDDDYHRARMAVIKYHAWFPRSSDSLWKVSQTWARPRITYLFLPIPIANASAPNTWVSGVAAGASAQNWISMTNADINVKPEARIDLEKQDVGGRIQVTVRVRPLASLSGQNLRLHTVVTESDIHYNDGNAEDVHYDVMRTMLPDAEGEAITLTPGQTSEFIRTIDMEPRWVRANCSVVVFVQNPDTKHVLQAAKIHLQ, from the coding sequence ATGAGACGCTCTCTGATTCCGTCCTTCCTGTTTGCGGCGCTGGTCGCCTTCCTGCTTCACGGCTGCGCGCAGCGCGACGATTCCGTTGCGCCCGACATCGAGGCGCCGGTCATCACCGTACTCTCGCCCTCGCCCGGCGACACGGTGGGCATCGACCTTGTGACGGTGATATTCCAGGCGGTGGACGATATCGGCGTGACCAGGGTGGACCTCTCCGTCGACGACGAGGCGCCGTCGGCCACCGTCACGGCCGAGCCCTGGAAGGCCACCCTCTCGATCGCAGCGCTCGCCGACGGTCCGCACACCATCGTGCTCAAGGCCTACGACAACGCGGGATCGATGACGGAAAAACGCGTGCAGATTGTAAAGGGCCTGAAGAAGTCGGAGGAAGTGCCGCGCATGACACTGGTCGAGATCGTGACCAGCGCGAACTGCGTGCCCTGCGCCCCCGCGAACGAGGCCTTCAAGCAGGCAACGGACGACGACTACCATCGCGCGCGTATGGCCGTGATCAAGTACCACGCATGGTTCCCGCGTTCGAGCGACAGTCTGTGGAAGGTGTCGCAGACCTGGGCGCGTCCGCGCATCACGTATCTGTTCCTGCCGATTCCGATTGCCAACGCCAGCGCGCCCAACACATGGGTCAGCGGCGTGGCCGCGGGCGCGAGCGCGCAGAACTGGATCTCCATGACCAATGCCGACATCAACGTGAAACCCGAGGCGCGTATCGACCTCGAGAAGCAGGATGTCGGCGGACGGATACAGGTGACCGTGCGCGTGCGTCCGCTGGCGTCGCTCAGCGGCCAGAATTTGCGCCTGCACACCGTGGTGACCGAGTCCGACATCCACTACAACGACGGCAACGCCGAAGACGTGCACTACGACGTCATGCGCACCATGCTGCCCGACGCCGAGGGCGAGGCGATCACACTCACGCCGGGCCAGACCTCGGAATTCATCCGCACCATCGACATGGAACCGCGCTGGGTGCGCGCCAACTGCAGCGTGGTTGTCTTCGTGCAGAATCCCGACACCAAACACGTGCTGCAGGCCGCGAAAATCCATCTGCAGTAA
- a CDS encoding DUF58 domain-containing protein has product MELRARLVVEGFMTGLHRSPYHGFSVEFAEHRQYMPGDEIRRIDWKVLGRTDRYYIKQFEEETNLKAYILVDASMSMNFKAEGQVTKLQYASYLAAAIAYLLVRQQDAVGLVTYDEDIRSFLPPHSTKVYLQNILAELERLRAGSSTGTGRVLNAVADRLQRRGLVLVFSDLFDDPAEVMSALKHFRHGQHEVIVFHILDPRERNFQFGRDAIFKDMESGEELMTQPFQIQRSYQEAMRDFINRYKKECREQRIDYVLLDTAMPFDVALYEFLNKRRRVGG; this is encoded by the coding sequence ATGGAGCTGCGCGCGCGGCTTGTGGTGGAGGGATTCATGACAGGACTGCACAGAAGCCCCTATCACGGCTTCAGCGTGGAGTTCGCCGAACACCGGCAGTACATGCCCGGCGACGAGATCCGCCGCATCGACTGGAAGGTGCTCGGCCGCACGGACCGCTACTACATCAAGCAGTTCGAGGAGGAGACCAACCTCAAGGCCTACATCCTTGTCGACGCGAGCATGTCGATGAACTTCAAGGCCGAGGGGCAGGTCACCAAACTGCAGTACGCCTCGTATCTCGCGGCAGCCATCGCCTATCTGCTCGTGCGTCAGCAGGACGCCGTGGGCCTCGTCACCTACGACGAGGACATCCGCTCCTTCCTCCCGCCGCATTCCACCAAGGTCTATCTGCAGAACATCCTCGCCGAACTCGAGCGCCTGCGCGCGGGCAGCAGCACCGGCACGGGACGCGTGCTCAATGCCGTGGCCGACCGCCTGCAGCGACGCGGACTCGTGCTCGTGTTCAGCGACCTCTTCGACGATCCCGCCGAGGTGATGAGCGCGCTCAAACACTTCCGGCACGGCCAGCACGAAGTGATCGTGTTCCACATCCTCGATCCGCGCGAACGCAATTTCCAGTTCGGGCGCGACGCCATTTTCAAGGACATGGAAAGCGGCGAGGAACTCATGACGCAGCCCTTCCAGATACAGCGCTCGTATCAGGAGGCCATGCGCGACTTCATCAACCGCTACAAGAAGGAATGCCGCGAACAGCGTATCGACTACGTGCTGCTCGACACGGCCATGCCCTTCGACGTGGCGCTCTACGAATTTCTGAACAAACGCCGCCGCGTCGGCGGTTGA
- a CDS encoding tetratricopeptide repeat protein: MKILLASLSLAVLLAACGKKMSDSEIMAAAQQAYDAKKVDTAIIYYQQLVADYPESPRAPEALYLHGSILQNDKKDYAQAVKVLAGIDAQYTGTPYAGKGLFLGGFIAANVLNDVPRAKELYEKYLASYSALDANITASVKVELANLGKSAEEVLQSLQQDTLQQPVAKGK; this comes from the coding sequence ATGAAAATCCTCCTTGCCAGTCTCTCGCTCGCGGTGCTGCTCGCCGCCTGCGGAAAAAAGATGTCCGACTCCGAAATTATGGCGGCCGCGCAGCAGGCGTACGACGCCAAAAAGGTCGACACGGCCATCATCTACTATCAGCAGCTCGTGGCCGACTATCCGGAGAGTCCGCGCGCGCCCGAAGCCCTGTATCTGCACGGCTCGATTCTGCAGAACGACAAAAAGGACTACGCGCAGGCGGTGAAAGTCCTCGCGGGCATCGACGCACAGTACACGGGCACACCCTATGCGGGCAAGGGCCTGTTCCTCGGGGGCTTCATCGCCGCGAACGTACTCAACGACGTGCCGCGCGCGAAGGAGTTGTACGAGAAATACCTGGCCTCGTATTCCGCGCTCGATGCAAACATCACCGCCTCGGTGAAGGTGGAACTCGCCAATCTCGGAAAGAGCGCCGAGGAAGTGCTGCAGTCACTGCAGCAGGACACGTTGCAGCAGCCCGTCGCGAAAGGCAAATAA